From a region of the Pecten maximus chromosome 18, xPecMax1.1, whole genome shotgun sequence genome:
- the LOC117316853 gene encoding uncharacterized protein LOC117316853: MELLLPTLRKRKLRLLHGLLMGGGSCVLTPDMVEASSVETSSTNGRGTFVKLSTKAVGGDYITGRLPPEADTKNRKRVLTREANYHPDGGQVFFPQNGDAFVALLALPGDDVKPEDFVAFYFDGSFGVQIHANIWHQPVYPITNDAVFLGKQGSVHACVAVDTAIEFNKYLSVPLKVNK, translated from the coding sequence ATGGAACTATTGTTACCGACTTTGAGAAAACGGAAGTTGAGATTACTCCATGGCCTGTTAATGGGTGGCGGAAGTTGTGTCCTAACACCGGATATGGTGGAGGCATCGTCAGTGGAGACTTCATCTACAAATGGGAGGGGGACCTTTGTAAAGCTGTCAACAAAGGCAGTTGGTGGGGACTACATCACAGGACGACTTCCACCGGAAGCTGATACAAAGAATCGCAAACGTGTACTAACAAGAGAAGCTAATTACCATCCAGACGGAGGCCAGGTGTTCTTTCCACAAAATGGCGATGCCTTCGTCGCACTGTTGGCTCTTCCTGGAGATGACGTCAAACCGGAAGATTTCGTAGCTTTTTATTTCGATGGGTCTTTTGGAGTTCAGATCCATGCAAACATCTGGCATCAGCCCGTTTATCCCATAACAAATGACGCCGTATTTCTTGGTAAACAGGGATCGGTACACGCATGCGTAGCAGTGGACACGGCGATTGAGTTCAACAAATATCTATCAGTTCCTTTAAAGGTCAACAAATAA
- the LOC117316840 gene encoding forkhead box protein A1-A-like — MGKRKRCDLIDGETMSDLPPSKLAFKEDPVHVSSSDLNALGDSLPASLQQVETDLRKVMDDFVEVYEKLDTGDDPTKKPNYSYTELVYLAVLRSPNFCLPITEIYKYIKSRFTFFRDSHRSHWKNAVRHSLSKTKCFTKIAVGKRHGIPGLPNRSSFLWCIHPNSIVSFARGDYRPSVDKESGMNTLRWGYYKVNAGQFWSQVAVYLEKKFDSFRTMVSESSDPRQIVKFQICSLPEVPTQSDMIETPEVLDHVTVSSGDTLPDSFQVRYGAESDFLSKLDMEKSIDTGNSSTDDDISPKSSTLSTSISDSGHETLESSPEDLNGDMFYWRQQKHNLNSSYLSFLPTYQNSGRLTPELPDLGHVSPFELSPLSNHGASPPPSLLTSAQNLLRISPVPMTSPSYSDSYTSYYSPYQSSHMMYPAPHELAYPYPVNYYPIQGSDPMMSLTPDWTGN; from the exons ATGGGAAAGCGAAAGAGGTGTGATTTGATCGACGGAGAAACTATGAGCGATCTACCACCGTCAAAGTTGGCATTTAaag AAGATCCGGTCCATGTTTCCAGCTCTGACCTCAATGCATTGGGTGATTCACTTCCGGCGTCTCTGCAACAGGTTGAGACTGACCTTAGAAAGGTCATGGATGATTTCGTCGAGGTCTACGAGAAGCTTGACACAGGCGATGATCCAACAAAGAAACCGAACTATTCATATACCGAACTGGTGTACCTAGCTGTTTTGAGATCGCCGAACTTCTGTCTGCCTATCACagagatttacaaatatattaaaagCAGGTTCACGTTTTTCCGGGATTCACATAGAAGTCATTGGAAAAACGCCGTAAGACACAGCTTATCCAAGacaaaatgttttacaaaaattgCCGTCGGGAAACGACATGGGATTCCGGGTTTGCCGAACCGATCGTCGTTTCTCTGGTGTATTCACCCTAACAGTATCGTGAGTTTCGCCAGGGGAGACTACCGACCGTCCGTGGACAAAGAAAGCGGCATGAACACCCTTAGGTGGGGTTATTATAAAGTCAATGCAGGACAATTCTGGAGTCAAGTGGCAGTATACTTGGAGAAGAAGTTCGACAGTTTCCGGACGATGGTTTCGGAGAGTAGCGACCCAAGGCAAATAGTAAAG TTTCAGATTTGCTCTCTGCCAGAGGTTCCAACCCAATCTGACATGATCGAAACACCGGAAGTACTGGATCACGTGACTGTGAGCTCGGGCGACACTCTCCCAGACAGTTTCCAGGTACGATATGGAGCGGAGTCCGACTTCCTGTCCAAACTTGATATGGAAAAATCCATTGACACAGGGAATTCTTCAACGGACGACGATATTTCTCCGAAGTCGTCCACATTATCGACGTCTATCAGTGATAGCGGACATGAGACTCTAGAATCTAGCCCAGAAGACCTCAATGGTGACATGTTCTATTGGAGACAACAAAAACATAATCTGAATTCGTCCTATCTCTCATTTCTTCCGACCTATCAGAATTCAGGTCGGTTGACGCCAGAGTTACCTGATCTAGGACACGTGAGTCCATTTGAATTGTCCCCCTTGTCAAACCACGGTGCCTCACCACCGCCATCTTTGTTGACGTCCGCACAAAATCTCCTACGTATTTCTCCCGTTCCGATGACGTCACCATCTTATTCAGATTCATACACCTCGTACTACTCTCCGTATCAGTCGAGTCACATGATGTATCCTGCACCACACGAGCTTGCCTACCCGTATCCTGTAAACTACTATCCGATCCAAGGAAGTGATCCAATGATGTCTCTGACACCCGATTGGACCGGCAATTGA
- the LOC117316841 gene encoding poly(U)-specific endoribonuclease-like, with amino-acid sequence MAGGRVILFPILVGLHYCSFALGSVSKTELSSFITGLWNDDTNGASFSDVTYNLQSQTSTSTTTDHAHQKLFQYVNENHLFTKPTYSAFIALLDNFDKNTAHSEHTTSAETAEIDRFITAVMQTSVMTETYRFLHEKGYTTSTTDFRNMLKSLWFTQYSRSGNSHGSNGFEHVFVGETSSTAVSGFHNWIQFYLEEKRGHINYLGYVYTKQPRKLGVHFTWYDKTKPLTTLMVGTSPEFDLAVLTTCFLVRQNINCNFDMAGNHLTVKSYDVSYVHGDQVATAYFD; translated from the exons ATGGCCGGCGGACGTGTGATTTTGTTTCCTATCCTGGTCGGTCTTCACT ATTGTTCTTTCGCCCTTGGTAGCGTTTCTAAGACAGAGTTATCGTCCTTTATCACCGGATTATGGAACGACGACACCAATGGCGCCTCTTTCTCTGATGTCACGTACAACCTCCAATCACAGACGTCAACATCAACGACTACGGACCACGCCCATCAGAA ATTGTTCCAGTATGTTAATGAAAATCATCTCTTCACAAAACCAACATACTCCGCTTTCATTGCCTTGCTCGATAACTTTGACAAGAACACTGCTCACTCGGAGCACACGACCTCGGCGGAAACTGCCGAAATCGACCGTTTCATTACGGCAGTGATGCAAACATCGGTTATGACAGAAACCTACCGATTTCTGCACGAGAAAG GTTACACCACATCAACCACAGACTTCCGTAATATGCTGAAGAGCCTTTGGTTCACTCAGTACTCGAGATCCGGAAATTCCCACGGAAGTAACGGGTTCGAGCACGTGTTCGTCGGAGAGACATCCAGCACAGCTGTTTCCGGTTTCCATAATTGGATTCAATTTTACCTCGAGGAGAAAAGGGGCCATATCAATTACCTTGGATACGTATATACTAAACAG CCCCGAAAGCTGGGTGTCCATTTTACCTGGTACGACAAAACAAAGCCGTTGACCACCCTTATGGTCGGAACAAGTCCGGAGTTTGACCTCGCCGTTCTGACCACATGTTTTCTCGTCAGGCAGAATATCAACTGTAATTTCGATATGGCGGGCAATCACCTAACGGTCAAATCCTATGACGTCAGCTACGTTCATGGCGACCAAGTCGCTACAGCCTATTTTGATTAA